The Candidatus Eisenbacteria bacterium region ATGCTGGGGAAGCGCGAGCCCGTCGACCTGGACATCGAGGCCGTGCTCGACGCGGCCGCGGCCCACGGGGTGCTCATGGAGATCAACTCGCAGCCGCACCGAGTCGACCTCTGCGATCTTCACGCGCGCATGGCGAAGGAGCGGGGCATCAAGCTGGTCATCAACACCGACGGGCACACGCTGGTCGAGATGGACCAGATGCGTTACGGGATCTTCTCCGCGCGCCGCGCCGGCCTCGAGAAGGGCGACGTGCTGAATACGCTCGAAGCGGACGAGCTGCTCGATGCCGTGCGGCGCAAGGCGCCGGCCGTCAAAGCGGTCTCGAAGGCCGCGGCGAAGGCTGCGAAGCCGGCGGCGCCGCCGAAGGCTGCCGCGAAGCGGAAAGCCGCCGCTCCGCGCGCTCGTCCGAAGCGCGCGCGATGACGACTCGCTCGCGGCTCGCCGGCCTCCTGATGTTCGCGACCGCCATGGGCTGGCTCGAGGCCGTGGTGGTGGTCTATCTCCGCTCCATGCTCGGCATGCAGCACGGCGAGGCCATGCCGGCCTATGCCGAGGTGATGGCTCGCATCCGGAGCGTGCCCTGGCTGCTGCCGGTCGAGCACGGGCGCGAGGCGGCAACCATGGCGATGCTGGCTTCCGTCGCCTGGCTCGGCGGCGATCGCCTGCGCTCGCGCTTCGGGGCCTTCATCATGATCTTCGGGATCTGGGACATCGCCTACTACGTCGGCTTGCGGGCGATGGTCGGCTGGCCCAGGAGTCTCGCCGCCATGGACCTGCTGTTCCTGATTCCGCCGCATCCCTGGTGGTACCAGCCGGTCTGGCTGCCGGTGGGGATCTCCTGCGTGATGATCGGCACCGGCCTGGCGTTGATGCGAGCCCATCGGGACACCAGTGGAACCTGACGGCTCCTGAACGGGTACCACACGGTGACTGCTTCGCAGGTGCCCGAAGGGAGGTCGCGATGCGCAAGCCAGCCCTCCTCCTGGTGATGGTTCTGCAGGCCTCGGCCGAATCCGCCTACGCCAAGATCCCTAGTGCCGCATTGAGCACCGTGCCACCGGGTATCACGGTCGTCGGCGGGACGTCCGGGACTGCCGATCCCCTCGGCAGCGCGACATTCGTGCTGCGCGATGCGGCGGACAATCCCCTGCTCTTCCAAGAGGTCGTCCTCGACTTCTCCGCCTGTTCCGACGTCCGCTTGTCGCCCGACATGGCGGATCCGGGCATCGTGGTCGATTGCGCCAACAAGACGGTGCGCGGCGTCACCGACCTCAATGGGAGCGTGACCTTCAGAGCTGTGGGCTCGGCGAGCGGACCTCCTCGATCGATCTCGAAGTGTCTCGCTGTCCGGATCCTCGGTGCTCCATTCTTCTGGCTTTCCGTCAGCGCCGATGACTTGAATGGGTCGAACGGTGTCAATCTGATGGACGTGTCTATGGCCGTGGCGGATGTCCACTCGGGACACTATCGCGCGCGCTCGGATTACGACTTCGACGGCCAACTCGATCTGATCGACATCAGCGTTCTGTTGCGCGCAGTCTATGCCGGCGGCTCGACCGTGAGCGGCCTGGGGTGCGCGCAATGAAGCGGCTCTCTTCGAGATGGACTTGTTGCTCGGCCGGCTTGCTGTGTCCCTTGCTCCTGTCTGCCGGGCTCTTCGCCCCCGCGATCGCAGGTGACAAACCATTTCCTCCGAACTCCACGCTACCCAAAGGAGTCACCCTGGTCGGAACGCGGGATGGCGTCCCGGATCCCCTGGGCGCCACGGTGTTCCTCATCCGCAGCCTCTTACATCCGCTGCCGAACGTCACGGTGACCCTGGACTTCGCCAACTGTCCCGATGTCCGGTTGGGCGACATGACGGCGCCCGACACCTGGTTCAACTGCGGCGCGAAAACGATCTCGAAGCTGACCGACGGGACGGGCACCGTCACTTTCATCGTGGTCGGAAGCACGGACGGCGCCTCCAGGCCTCTGTCCGAATGCGTGCGAGTCTTCGCGGACGGTGTGGCGTTCCCGGCGCTGATCGCGAGCTCCTACGATCTGAACGCCGCCGGAGGAGTCAACGGTCTGGATCTGTCGATCGCCGCGGGCGACGTCTTCTCGGGTCAGTACCGCGGACGCTCCGACTTCGACTTCGACGGCGACCTCGACATGATCGACGTCAGCCAGATGGCTCGGGCGATGTTCGCCGGCGGCTCGGCGACGAGCGCCGTGACTTGTCCCTAGCGACGCTGCGGCTACGGCTAGAACACGATCCCGAAGCTGACCGGAACCACCTGGATCTGGTCGGTTTCGATCAGACCCTCTTCGGTGTAGACGTTGTCCACGCGTCCCTCGGCGTAGAGGCTCACGACGCTCCCGAGCTTGATGACCAACCCTCCTCCCGCGTTCACACCGAAGCGGGTTTCCGAGGTCTCGGTCTCCGCGAGCAGGCCCTTGGTCTCCATCTTGATGTTGTAGGCACCGACGCCGGCCACGATGTAGGGCCGGATGGGACCGGACTGGACCAGGTACATCTGGAAGTTCGCGAGTCCGGCCATGATCTGTCCGGTTCCCGTCGGCACGGCAACCTTCGCATCGTCGAGATCGAAGCTCGAAAAGGTGAAGTCGAGACGAGGCTGGATCGGCAGCATGCGCAGATTGAAGCGCAGGAAGCCCTGGCCGTTGAATCCGTTCTCGAACGCCTCATCCGCGTCCTTCACCGGCACGCTGACGCCACCGCCGATGCCGATGCTGATCAGGCGATTGGAGGAAAGCTCGTCGTGCATTTGCGCGGCGGCCAAGGCGGGAATCACTGAGAGGAGAGCCGCGATGCAGAGGCGAGGAGCGAAGAGCGGTCTCATGAAGGACTCCGTGTGGGGATGGCGCGGCTTCAGACCTTTTCGGCCACGCTCTTGGCCTGCAGGAAGAGCAGCAGGTAATCCCGGCCTCCGGCCTTGGAATCCGTGCCGCTCATGTTGAAACCCCCGAAGGGATGGACGCCCACCAGGGCGCCCGTGCACTTGCGGTTGATGTAGAGGTTGCCGACGAAGAACTCGCGCTTGGCGCGCTCGATCTTCTCGGGATTGCGCGTATAGACCGCGCCGGTGAGTCCGTAGTCGGTGCCGTTGGCGACCTGGAGCGCCTCGTCGTAGCTCTTGACCGGGATCACCGCCAGCACGGGCCCGAAGATCTCCTCCTGCGCGATGCGTGCGCTCGGCTTGACGTCGGCGATCACGGTGGGCTGGACGAACCATCCTTCCTGCCCCGCCACCGGACCGCCACCCGCGATCAGGCGACCTTCCTTCTTACCGACCTCGATGTACTCGAGGATCTTCTTCTGGGCCGCAGGGCTCGAGACTGGGCCGAGATTGACCCCGGCTTTTTCGGGCTCGCCGACCACGATCTTGTCGACCTGCGCCTTGAGCTTGTCCAGGAAGGCGTCGTAGACCTTTTCGCTCACGATCGCGCGCGAGCACGCGGAGCACTTCTGCCCCTGGAAACCGAAGGCCGAGGCGCTCACGCCCTGCGCGGCCGAGTCGAGGTCGGCCTCCTCGTCGACGATGATGGCGTCCTTGCCGCCCATCTCGGCCACCACGCGCTTGAGCCAGATCTGGCCGGGCTGCACCTCGGCGGCGATCTGGTTGATGCCGATGCCCACTTCCTTCGATCCGGTGAATGACACGAAGCGGGTCTTGGCGTGGCGAACGATCGCGTCGCCGACGACGCCTCCGCTGCCGGTGACGAAGTTGAAAACGCCCGGAGGAAGCCCGACCTCGTCCATGAGGTGGAAGAACTGCCAGGCGATCGCCGGAGTGTCGCTCGCCGGCTTTACCACCACCGTATTCCCGGTGACAATCGCCGCGGTCGTCATGCCGACCGTGATCGCCAGCGGGAAATTCCAAGGCGGGATGACGGCGCCGACGCCGAGCGGGATGTAGACCATGCTGTCGCGCTCACCCGGGATCTGGGTGACCGGCTGAGGCCCGTCGTAACGCAGCATCTCGCGCGCGTAGAACTCCATGAAATCGATCGCCTCGGCCGTGTCGGCGTCGGCCTCCGGCCAGCTCTTGCCGACCTCGAGCACCATCCACGCGGAGAACCAATGACGACGCTCGCGCATGCGCCGCGCGGCTTCGATCAGGTAGGCGGCACGCTCGGTCGCCGGAACCCGTGACCAGTCGGCGAAGGCCCGGTGCGCGATCTCGACGGCTTCCATCGCCTGCTCCCGGGTGGCGGACTGGAATCGGCCCAACACCTCCGACGGTCGGGCGGGATTCTTCGACTCGAAAGTCCCACTGCCCTTTCTGCGCTCACCACCCATGACCAGCGGATGCTCCTGGCCCAACGCCGCGCGGACGTCGGCGAGCGCTTTCTCGAAAGCGCTCCGATGCTCGGGAAGCGTGAAGTCGACGTAAGTGGTCGGCGAATAGGTCGGCAGCGCCTTGGGATCGACCGGTGCGATCCCACGCGTCGTGGTCGGATTCATGACTCCTCCGGCGTTGATGGTCGCGGACGCGGGAGTCTAGCAGTCCCCGATGGATCAATCGAGGCGCACGACCCTGGCCACCGGGCTCGTCCCGCCGTCCAGAAGACGTGCCAGATAGATGCCCGCTGGAACGGCCACTCCGCCCTCGTCGCGCCCGTCCCAGCCCACCGAGGACGCTCCGCCGCGGACCAACAGCCGGCGTACCGCGCGGCCCTGCACGTCGTGAACGACGAGCGGCGCCTGGTGGTCGAGGGCCTCGCCGAGGCGAAACTGTGTAGCGGAGCGCATGACGCTCGGTTGCGCCCAGAGGCGCCGTGCACGACCTTGCGCTGGCTCCGAAACCGAGACGTTGGATTCGCCGATCCGCTCCCCGGTCCAGGTCGCGACGGCCACGGTGCAGGGATCGCTCATGACCGGAACGAAGTCCATCGTGAACT contains the following coding sequences:
- a CDS encoding outer membrane beta-barrel protein, which translates into the protein MRPLFAPRLCIAALLSVIPALAAAQMHDELSSNRLISIGIGGGVSVPVKDADEAFENGFNGQGFLRFNLRMLPIQPRLDFTFSSFDLDDAKVAVPTGTGQIMAGLANFQMYLVQSGPIRPYIVAGVGAYNIKMETKGLLAETETSETRFGVNAGGGLVIKLGSVVSLYAEGRVDNVYTEEGLIETDQIQVVPVSFGIVF
- the pruA gene encoding L-glutamate gamma-semialdehyde dehydrogenase, with product MNPTTTRGIAPVDPKALPTYSPTTYVDFTLPEHRSAFEKALADVRAALGQEHPLVMGGERRKGSGTFESKNPARPSEVLGRFQSATREQAMEAVEIAHRAFADWSRVPATERAAYLIEAARRMRERRHWFSAWMVLEVGKSWPEADADTAEAIDFMEFYAREMLRYDGPQPVTQIPGERDSMVYIPLGVGAVIPPWNFPLAITVGMTTAAIVTGNTVVVKPASDTPAIAWQFFHLMDEVGLPPGVFNFVTGSGGVVGDAIVRHAKTRFVSFTGSKEVGIGINQIAAEVQPGQIWLKRVVAEMGGKDAIIVDEEADLDSAAQGVSASAFGFQGQKCSACSRAIVSEKVYDAFLDKLKAQVDKIVVGEPEKAGVNLGPVSSPAAQKKILEYIEVGKKEGRLIAGGGPVAGQEGWFVQPTVIADVKPSARIAQEEIFGPVLAVIPVKSYDEALQVANGTDYGLTGAVYTRNPEKIERAKREFFVGNLYINRKCTGALVGVHPFGGFNMSGTDSKAGGRDYLLLFLQAKSVAEKV